Proteins encoded within one genomic window of Spirulina major PCC 6313:
- a CDS encoding RDD family protein, with amino-acid sequence MRSPDYRPVPKSFPRVPFERRFYAFLIDFVTVWLGSSFAGTGLVQGIVFFLLWLVVRVVVVDRNQGQSLGMWCMDIKVIALRFRRVPDVYTLAKREGVIGFGAVLAMAGFNAFFINPFSTLLLVSPLVADCAIAYTDEQYNQAVHDRLFDTVMIQTKRGCSLDILIRRGLDEVRRRVRR; translated from the coding sequence ATGCGATCGCCCGACTATCGCCCCGTCCCGAAAAGCTTTCCTCGCGTTCCCTTTGAGCGTCGCTTTTATGCCTTCTTGATTGATTTTGTCACCGTCTGGCTGGGGAGTAGCTTCGCAGGGACGGGGTTGGTGCAGGGGATTGTGTTTTTTTTATTGTGGCTGGTGGTGCGGGTGGTGGTGGTGGATCGCAACCAGGGGCAGAGTTTGGGGATGTGGTGTATGGATATTAAAGTGATTGCCCTACGGTTTCGGCGAGTGCCCGATGTCTATACCTTGGCGAAACGGGAAGGGGTGATCGGGTTTGGGGCCGTGTTGGCGATGGCGGGGTTTAACGCATTTTTCATCAATCCCTTTAGTACGCTGTTGCTGGTGTCGCCCTTGGTGGCGGATTGCGCGATCGCCTACACCGATGAACAATACAACCAAGCCGTTCACGATCGCCTCTTTGATACGGTGATGATCCAAACCAAGCGCGGCTGTTCCCTTGACATTCTGATCCGCCGTGGCCTTGATGAAGTCCGCCGCCGTGTGCGAAGATGA
- the rpmG gene encoding 50S ribosomal protein L33, which translates to MASKKGVRIIITLECTECRSNPDKRSAGVSRYTTMKNRRNTTGRMELKKFCTHCNTHTIHKETK; encoded by the coding sequence ATGGCAAGTAAAAAGGGCGTTAGAATCATCATCACTCTCGAATGCACCGAGTGTCGCAGCAACCCCGACAAGCGGTCGGCGGGCGTTTCGCGCTACACCACAATGAAAAATCGGCGCAACACCACCGGCCGGATGGAACTGAAAAAGTTCTGCACCCATTGCAATACCCACACGATTCATAAAGAAACCAAGTAG
- the phnC gene encoding phosphonate ABC transporter ATP-binding protein has product MLTVRQLDKTYGAVSVLRGVDFALEPCSFTTILGASGAGKTTLFRCILRLTSADRGTVLLDDQDLTRCSSQELRRARSHIAPIAQQFNLVRRRTALENCLGGRLSELPLWRCLTNQFPRALQREALAALERVQLLDHAFQRADQLSGGQQQRVAIARALTQRARLILADEPVASLDPTTARSVLHLLRSLCKTDGITVLCNLHQVELAREFSDRILGMRSGTIGFDRPAHEMEDSDLAWLYQRDSPRSTF; this is encoded by the coding sequence ATGCTAACGGTGCGTCAACTGGATAAAACCTATGGGGCGGTATCGGTGTTGCGGGGGGTAGATTTTGCCTTGGAACCGTGCAGTTTTACGACGATTCTAGGGGCCAGTGGGGCGGGAAAAACGACGCTGTTTCGCTGTATTCTCCGCCTCACTTCGGCTGATCGCGGTACGGTGCTGCTGGACGATCAAGACTTGACCCGCTGTTCCTCCCAGGAGTTACGACGGGCGCGATCGCATATTGCCCCCATCGCCCAACAGTTCAACCTCGTCCGCCGCCGCACCGCCCTAGAAAACTGTCTCGGTGGCCGTTTGTCGGAACTCCCCCTCTGGCGGTGTCTGACGAATCAATTTCCCCGTGCGCTCCAACGGGAGGCCCTCGCGGCCTTGGAACGGGTGCAATTACTCGATCATGCCTTTCAACGGGCGGATCAACTTTCCGGCGGTCAACAGCAACGGGTGGCGATCGCCCGCGCCCTCACCCAACGCGCCCGCCTCATCCTCGCCGATGAACCCGTGGCCAGCCTTGATCCCACCACGGCGCGATCGGTGTTGCATCTGCTGCGATCGCTCTGCAAAACCGACGGCATCACGGTCTTGTGCAATCTGCATCAGGTGGAACTGGCGCGGGAATTCAGTGATCGCATTTTAGGGATGCGATCGGGTACGATCGGGTTTGACCGTCCCGCCCATGAGATGGAAGACTCCGATCTTGCCTGGCTTTATCAACGGGATTCACCCCGCTCCACATTCTAA
- the bamE gene encoding outer membrane protein assembly factor BamE domain-containing protein: MKASVFSIMAGILIFAAWYVFFGIESYFFLWPSIDTQYSEIYNEENFNKITIGMSKNDVDQLMGEPLSIYQIENGTVTYSYSSDARLKILDFAWFGRSVTFRDDKVIAIEKEIYYD; the protein is encoded by the coding sequence ATGAAAGCCTCAGTCTTTTCGATCATGGCTGGCATTCTTATTTTTGCAGCCTGGTATGTATTTTTTGGGATAGAGTCATACTTTTTTCTTTGGCCGTCTATCGATACACAATATTCAGAAATTTATAATGAAGAGAATTTCAATAAAATTACAATAGGTATGTCTAAAAATGATGTAGACCAACTGATGGGGGAACCGTTGAGCATCTATCAAATCGAAAATGGCACTGTCACCTACTCTTATTCATCAGATGCACGATTGAAGATATTAGATTTTGCTTGGTTTGGGAGATCGGTCACATTCAGAGACGACAAAGTGATCGCAATTGAGAAAGAAATTTATTACGACTAA
- a CDS encoding ABC transporter ATP-binding protein: MLTLTEVTKRYGDRLAVDAVTLTLNPGEIYGLLGPNGAGKTTLINLICHLLVPEQGRIEWQGQPIAQVARRVIGVAPQGQLLYPSLSGREHLQFFGRLYGLGRSQRRQRVATCLELVGLTEVATQPVQGLSGGMKQRLNLAIALIHRPQLLILDEPTVGLDFAARQRLWATVQTLQAEGMTILLTTHLLHEAERVCDRLGILQQGRLVASGTLAELRQRSGAQSVVRLYPCDRAAAAHYCQTLGYHYHETPREFLVWLPDDPDFSTLCDRFSGLSLEGLHREAIGLEHLYQEWVTPAPKS, from the coding sequence ATGTTGACCTTAACCGAGGTGACGAAACGCTACGGCGATCGCCTCGCAGTGGATGCCGTCACCCTCACCCTCAATCCTGGAGAAATCTACGGCCTGCTGGGGCCGAATGGAGCAGGGAAAACCACCTTAATTAATCTGATCTGCCATCTGCTCGTCCCGGAACAGGGGCGAATTGAATGGCAAGGTCAACCCATTGCCCAGGTTGCCCGCCGGGTGATCGGTGTTGCACCCCAAGGTCAGTTACTCTATCCGTCGCTCTCCGGTCGGGAGCATTTACAGTTTTTCGGGCGGCTCTATGGATTGGGGCGATCGCAACGACGGCAACGGGTGGCAACCTGTCTAGAATTGGTGGGGTTGACGGAGGTCGCGACCCAACCGGTGCAAGGTCTTAGTGGCGGGATGAAACAGCGGCTCAATTTAGCGATCGCCCTCATCCATCGCCCGCAACTGTTAATCCTTGATGAACCCACCGTCGGCCTCGATTTCGCCGCCCGTCAACGTCTCTGGGCAACAGTGCAAACCCTCCAAGCCGAGGGGATGACGATCCTCCTCACCACCCATCTCCTCCATGAGGCGGAACGGGTTTGCGATCGCCTCGGCATTTTGCAACAGGGGCGATTGGTGGCATCGGGAACCCTCGCAGAGTTGCGCCAACGCAGCGGGGCGCAAAGTGTTGTCCGTCTTTACCCGTGCGATCGCGCTGCTGCCGCCCATTATTGCCAAACCCTCGGCTATCACTACCACGAAACCCCCCGCGAGTTTCTGGTGTGGCTTCCTGATGATCCGGATTTCTCCACATTGTGCGATCGCTTTTCCGGCCTCAGTCTCGAAGGTCTCCACCGGGAAGCGATCGGCTTAGAACACCTCTATCAAGAATGGGTCACACCCGCCCCGAAATCTTAA
- the rpsR gene encoding 30S ribosomal protein S18: protein MSYFRKRLSPIKPGDPIDYKDTELLRKFITERGKILPRRITNLTAKQQRDLTTAIKHSRYVALLPYVNAD, encoded by the coding sequence ATGAGCTATTTCCGTAAGCGACTCTCTCCGATTAAACCCGGCGACCCGATTGACTACAAGGACACCGAACTGTTGCGCAAGTTCATCACCGAACGCGGCAAGATTTTGCCCCGCCGGATCACCAACCTCACCGCCAAGCAACAACGGGACTTAACCACCGCGATCAAGCATTCGCGCTACGTGGCGCTGCTGCCCTACGTCAACGCTGACTAA
- a CDS encoding IS1 family transposase, with protein sequence MNSVLVSTPCQISIEAPPGAEIILECDELWSYAKSKENQEWIWLALERKSRRIVGAYIGNRSRESAKKLWESIPESWQRSSVVYTDGLESYCEVIPKEIHQPKTKEKGETNHIERFNNTLRQRCSRLVRKGLSYSKKFFNYEGVLWYFIYYHNAIIDAT encoded by the coding sequence GTGAATAGTGTTTTAGTGTCAACTCCATGCCAAATCAGTATCGAAGCACCTCCCGGAGCAGAAATTATCCTAGAATGTGATGAGCTATGGTCTTACGCAAAGAGCAAAGAAAATCAGGAATGGATTTGGTTAGCTCTGGAGAGAAAAAGCCGAAGAATTGTGGGGGCTTACATTGGGAATAGAAGTAGAGAGAGTGCGAAGAAGTTATGGGAATCGATCCCCGAAAGTTGGCAAAGAAGTAGTGTGGTCTACACGGATGGTTTAGAGTCATATTGTGAAGTAATTCCCAAAGAGATTCATCAACCGAAGACCAAAGAGAAGGGTGAGACTAATCACATCGAGAGATTCAACAATACGCTGAGGCAAAGATGCTCACGGTTGGTGAGAAAAGGATTATCTTATTCTAAGAAGTTCTTCAATTATGAAGGAGTATTATGGTATTTCATATACTATCATAATGCGATTATTGATGCTACTTGA
- a CDS encoding HlyD family efflux transporter periplasmic adaptor subunit — protein MNGNGFNHNQDSNQAGRTGKFVTLPPLPSTQDPSPSSSALVPQRAPEQSTALVYPEFDQPVVLRQSPRWSRMIIWTVVGVVTFGVGWACIAEIEQVASATGQLKPEDAVKEVQAPVEGVVQQVFVEEGDRVEPGDLLVRFDSGDAVAELQSSVKVRQSLLEENRLYRSVLAEGNSAQLVQSIVKLNLPPDVLQLTRNREAVLAENRFYQAELSGNGAGLGALDQARLQTANAELRSRSNASQLATAQIRQELEQTQLRLQDTRAALTTDQRVLQEIQARNRSAIAQAQESLQLEEGILANMAPLANQAIANVQVEQQRQRVNDRRATLQDLQRNDRIEVQEQQQQIATRRSEIDQLQEELRRLQLDIAQGREESANTTIATQKNVRDAIATNNKRLADIDSQLTQSVLNVIVENEKQVAEIDSRIAQIRQRLRYQEVRAAVAGTVFDLQAFNGFVANSSELLLSIVPEDNLVAEVFVTNQDIGFVRDNMRADIRIDSFPFSEFGDIKGDVMSISSDALPPDEIYQYFRFPVTVRLDQQMLSVADRDIPLKSGMAVSVNIKVRENRKVISLFVELFTDKVESLKQVR, from the coding sequence ATGAACGGGAACGGCTTTAACCACAATCAAGACTCAAATCAAGCCGGACGCACGGGCAAATTTGTCACCCTGCCGCCGCTCCCGTCCACCCAAGACCCTAGCCCCTCCTCCTCCGCCCTCGTTCCCCAACGCGCCCCGGAACAGTCCACCGCCCTGGTCTACCCAGAATTTGATCAGCCGGTGGTGTTGCGCCAATCGCCGCGCTGGTCGCGGATGATTATTTGGACGGTGGTGGGGGTGGTGACCTTTGGCGTGGGCTGGGCCTGTATTGCAGAAATTGAACAGGTGGCCTCTGCCACGGGACAACTGAAGCCGGAAGACGCGGTAAAAGAAGTACAAGCCCCGGTGGAAGGGGTGGTGCAGCAGGTGTTTGTGGAGGAGGGCGATCGCGTCGAACCGGGGGATCTGTTGGTGCGGTTTGATTCCGGGGATGCGGTGGCAGAGTTGCAGTCTTCGGTGAAAGTGCGTCAATCCCTCCTTGAGGAAAATCGCCTCTATCGTAGTGTGCTCGCCGAGGGCAATTCGGCGCAATTGGTGCAGTCCATTGTTAAGTTAAACCTGCCGCCGGATGTGCTGCAATTGACCCGCAATCGGGAAGCGGTGCTGGCGGAAAATCGGTTTTATCAAGCGGAACTCAGCGGCAACGGGGCGGGTTTAGGAGCGTTGGATCAGGCGCGGTTACAAACGGCCAATGCTGAGTTGCGATCGCGCTCCAATGCCTCCCAACTGGCCACCGCCCAAATCCGCCAAGAACTCGAACAAACCCAACTTCGTCTCCAGGACACCCGCGCCGCCCTCACGACGGATCAGCGCGTCCTCCAGGAAATCCAAGCCCGCAACCGCAGCGCGATCGCCCAAGCCCAAGAATCTCTGCAACTCGAAGAGGGCATCCTCGCCAACATGGCCCCCTTGGCGAATCAAGCGATCGCCAATGTCCAAGTGGAGCAACAGCGGCAACGGGTGAATGATCGCCGCGCCACCCTCCAAGACCTTCAGCGCAACGATCGCATCGAAGTCCAAGAACAACAGCAGCAGATCGCCACCCGTCGCTCCGAAATCGACCAACTCCAAGAAGAACTCCGCCGCCTCCAACTCGATATCGCCCAAGGTCGCGAAGAATCCGCCAACACCACCATCGCCACCCAAAAAAATGTCCGAGATGCGATCGCCACCAACAACAAACGCCTCGCCGACATTGACAGTCAACTGACCCAATCCGTCCTCAATGTCATCGTTGAAAATGAAAAACAAGTGGCGGAAATTGACAGCCGCATCGCCCAAATTCGCCAACGGCTCCGCTACCAAGAAGTCCGCGCCGCCGTCGCAGGCACTGTCTTTGATCTCCAAGCCTTCAACGGCTTTGTGGCGAATTCGAGCGAACTTTTACTCTCCATTGTTCCTGAAGATAATCTCGTCGCGGAAGTCTTTGTCACTAACCAAGATATCGGCTTTGTCCGCGACAATATGCGGGCTGATATTCGGATTGATTCGTTTCCCTTTAGTGAATTTGGGGATATTAAAGGTGATGTCATGTCCATCAGTTCTGATGCGTTACCGCCCGATGAAATTTATCAATATTTTCGTTTTCCGGTGACGGTGCGCCTCGATCAACAGATGCTATCGGTGGCAGATCGTGACATTCCCCTTAAGTCCGGGATGGCGGTCAGTGTGAACATTAAAGTCCGCGAAAATCGTAAAGTGATTAGTCTGTTTGTTGAACTCTTCACCGATAAAGTTGAAAGTCTCAAACAGGTGCGTTAA
- a CDS encoding response regulator, producing MSKVLIVEDDPMNRLVFSRVLTKRGQFEVRCTEDVDDVLDTAKAGNVDIVLMDIGLPNSYYQGKAVNGVQITQLLKANPETAHLPVVLVTAFNMPGDRDRYLKQSGADGYIPKPVVDHHDFVLQINHYLTQGVQASASNLPEPSPIDADS from the coding sequence ATGTCAAAGGTTTTAATTGTTGAAGATGATCCCATGAACCGCTTGGTATTTTCGCGTGTCTTAACGAAGCGGGGTCAGTTTGAGGTGCGGTGTACGGAGGACGTGGATGATGTGCTCGACACGGCCAAGGCGGGGAATGTGGATATTGTGTTGATGGATATTGGTTTGCCCAATAGTTATTACCAAGGCAAGGCGGTCAATGGGGTGCAGATTACCCAGCTTTTGAAGGCGAACCCGGAGACGGCGCATTTGCCGGTGGTGTTGGTGACGGCGTTTAATATGCCGGGCGATCGCGATCGCTACCTGAAGCAAAGCGGAGCCGATGGTTACATTCCCAAACCCGTGGTAGACCATCATGATTTTGTGCTGCAAATTAATCACTATCTCACCCAAGGTGTGCAAGCTTCTGCATCAAACTTGCCTGAACCCAGTCCCATCGATGCAGATAGTTAA
- a CDS encoding RNB domain-containing ribonuclease, translating into MEKGRLVEFRVQGDRKLAVAERPEGKKNWVFIDERGQSHTLKPQRIDYEIAPGYDATEIPAFLDSIQDYLDPSNLEVAWELLVEAGEAVTPADLAQLLYESQEPPVCYAAHMLLADDRLYFKKKGEVYEPRPSSQVEELKHQIAVAAQREQERDAFLARLQAALAAGEVEWQDSDRPRLEALEKYVLYPEQTHKAAQDLLSSLQRPTTPEEAFELLVQVGWWSSHENLSLRRSSYPVQFSQKVIDVAQSRLYSFPPDRDRDRLDLTHLKVYTIDDESTEEIDDGLSVEILPDGRIKLWIHIADPTRFVTLNDELDLEARRRSTTMYLPTGMIPMFPKELAVGPMSLVQGQECGALSFGVILDEVGAIADFSIHASRIKPTYRLTYLDVDEMLELAIQAEPEITALNEAAQLRRLWRRSQGSIEIRMPEPSIKVKSEEDISIEVLYEARSRQLVAEMMILAGEVTGRFAQANNIPVPFRGQPQPELPPDEELMKLPAGPVRYCAMRRCMPRSEMGITPAPHAGLGLPVYTQATSPIRRYTDLLTHFQIKAFLRGETPPLPPDQLQAIIFSVTASAQEAILVERQTNRYWTLEYLRRNADTVWEVQLLRWLREDEQLGLILLEDLGLELPHRFNRSIALGDRLGVQVSAADPRHDVIRFREMVSSEATATAS; encoded by the coding sequence GTGGAAAAGGGTAGATTAGTGGAATTTAGGGTCCAAGGCGATCGCAAACTCGCGGTAGCCGAACGTCCCGAAGGGAAAAAAAATTGGGTCTTCATCGATGAGCGGGGCCAATCCCACACGCTCAAGCCCCAACGCATCGACTACGAAATCGCACCGGGATACGACGCTACAGAGATTCCGGCATTTCTCGATTCGATTCAAGACTATCTCGACCCCTCTAATCTAGAGGTAGCCTGGGAATTGCTCGTGGAAGCGGGCGAAGCGGTCACCCCGGCAGACTTGGCGCAACTGCTCTATGAGAGCCAAGAGCCGCCCGTCTGCTATGCCGCCCATATGCTCCTCGCCGATGATCGCCTCTATTTCAAGAAAAAAGGCGAGGTCTATGAACCCCGCCCCAGCAGCCAAGTGGAGGAATTGAAACATCAAATCGCCGTCGCCGCCCAGCGAGAACAGGAGCGGGACGCATTTTTGGCGCGGCTTCAGGCGGCCCTGGCGGCGGGTGAGGTGGAGTGGCAGGACAGCGATCGCCCCCGGCTCGAAGCCTTGGAAAAATACGTTCTTTACCCGGAGCAGACCCACAAAGCGGCTCAGGATCTCTTAAGTTCGCTTCAGCGTCCCACAACCCCGGAAGAGGCCTTTGAGTTGTTGGTGCAGGTGGGTTGGTGGTCGAGCCATGAAAACCTATCTCTCCGGCGCAGTTCTTACCCTGTCCAATTTTCCCAAAAGGTAATCGATGTGGCCCAATCTCGTCTCTACTCCTTCCCCCCCGATCGCGATCGCGATCGCCTCGATCTCACCCATCTAAAGGTCTACACCATTGATGATGAAAGCACCGAGGAAATTGATGATGGTCTGAGTGTGGAAATTCTCCCCGATGGGCGCATCAAACTCTGGATTCACATTGCCGACCCGACGCGCTTCGTCACCCTCAACGATGAGCTTGACCTTGAAGCCCGTCGCCGCAGCACGACGATGTATCTGCCCACGGGGATGATCCCGATGTTTCCGAAGGAGTTGGCCGTGGGGCCGATGAGTTTGGTGCAGGGGCAGGAATGCGGGGCGTTGAGTTTTGGGGTGATTTTGGATGAGGTGGGCGCGATCGCTGACTTCAGCATCCATGCCAGCCGGATTAAACCCACCTATCGCCTCACCTATCTTGATGTAGATGAAATGCTGGAATTGGCGATCCAAGCCGAGCCGGAAATCACCGCCCTCAACGAAGCGGCCCAACTGCGCCGCCTGTGGCGACGCTCCCAAGGCTCCATTGAAATTCGGATGCCGGAACCCTCGATCAAGGTCAAAAGTGAAGAGGATATCAGTATTGAGGTGCTGTACGAGGCGCGATCGCGCCAACTCGTCGCCGAAATGATGATCCTCGCCGGGGAAGTTACCGGCCGTTTTGCCCAAGCCAACAATATCCCCGTCCCCTTCCGCGGCCAACCCCAGCCCGAACTCCCCCCCGACGAAGAGTTAATGAAACTCCCCGCCGGCCCCGTGCGCTACTGCGCGATGCGCCGCTGTATGCCCCGCAGTGAAATGGGCATCACCCCCGCCCCCCATGCCGGTCTTGGCTTGCCCGTCTACACCCAAGCCACCTCGCCAATCCGCCGCTACACTGACCTCCTCACCCATTTTCAAATCAAAGCCTTTTTACGCGGCGAAACCCCACCCCTCCCCCCGGATCAACTCCAGGCGATCATCTTCAGCGTCACCGCCTCCGCCCAGGAAGCGATCCTCGTCGAACGCCAAACCAACCGCTATTGGACACTGGAATATCTGCGCCGCAATGCCGATACGGTGTGGGAAGTGCAGCTTTTACGCTGGCTGCGGGAAGATGAGCAGTTGGGGTTAATTTTGCTTGAAGATTTGGGGTTAGAATTGCCCCATCGCTTTAATCGTTCCATTGCCTTGGGCGATCGCCTTGGGGTTCAAGTCAGCGCCGCCGATCCGCGCCATGATGTGATCCGGTTCCGGGAAATGGTCAGTTCCGAGGCCACCGCCACCGCTAGTTAG
- a CDS encoding ABC transporter ATP-binding protein codes for MVTSRLKLQRSSIQTPLCTQLSTEEAIACRGIEMIFQSGSQHVQVLHGIDITVKRGDIQLLMGPSGSGKTTLLTILAGLLTPTAGQVMLLGHDITKMTRSQLSQFRLHQIGFIFQGFNLFPALTAVENVELALKMKGTQPNSKARHAEAAELLDKVGLGHKIHSFPRDLSGGQQQRVAIARSLVGHPCLIMADEPTASLDSKSGHAVIDILRRLAKDEGATVVMVTHDPRITDVADRISYLEDGVLLRDAPSHN; via the coding sequence ATGGTCACGTCTCGTTTAAAATTGCAACGCTCCTCGATCCAAACTCCCCTTTGCACGCAGCTTTCCACAGAGGAAGCGATCGCTTGCAGGGGTATCGAGATGATTTTTCAGAGTGGTTCCCAGCATGTTCAGGTGTTGCATGGCATTGATATCACCGTCAAACGGGGTGATATTCAACTCCTGATGGGGCCATCGGGGTCAGGCAAAACTACCCTCCTTACGATTCTCGCTGGACTGCTGACCCCGACCGCCGGACAAGTGATGCTGTTGGGTCATGACATCACGAAGATGACGCGATCGCAATTGTCGCAGTTTCGTCTGCATCAAATTGGCTTCATTTTCCAAGGGTTCAACCTCTTTCCCGCCCTCACCGCCGTGGAAAATGTGGAACTCGCCCTCAAAATGAAAGGCACGCAGCCCAACAGCAAAGCCCGGCACGCCGAAGCCGCCGAACTTCTCGATAAAGTCGGCCTCGGCCATAAGATTCACAGCTTCCCCCGCGATCTGTCCGGTGGACAACAGCAACGGGTGGCGATCGCGCGATCGCTCGTCGGTCATCCCTGTTTGATCATGGCAGACGAACCCACCGCCTCCCTTGATTCTAAAAGCGGTCACGCCGTGATCGACATCCTGCGCCGCCTTGCCAAAGACGAAGGTGCAACGGTGGTGATGGTCACCCATGATCCCCGAATTACCGATGTGGCGGATCGCATCTCCTATCTCGAAGATGGTGTGTTGTTGCGCGACGCTCCCAGCCACAATTAA